The following coding sequences lie in one Pseudomonas sp. SL4(2022) genomic window:
- a CDS encoding protein-glutamate methylesterase/protein-glutamine glutaminase has protein sequence MPIKVLVVDDSALIRAVLKEIIQQDPELLMIGQAPDAFVARDLVKQFNPDVITLDIEMPRMDGLSFLEKLMHARPTPVIMISSLTEGGSEATFRAMELGAVDFIAKPKLGIREGMEAYADDIRDKIKAASRARLHKPRAAAEPASSREKAPSSARAPIVGTEKIIAIGASTGGTEAIKDVLLDMPADSPGIVITQHMPPGFTRTFADRLNRLSRLHVIEAQGGERILPGHAFVAPGDHHLLVERSGANYVTRLSQGPQVHRHRPAVDPMFESVAQSAGRNALAVLLTGMGKDGALGLKCIREAGGYTAAQDETSSVVYGMPREAMLLGAAEDILALSKMAENLIQQVKLRGGGNRV, from the coding sequence ATGCCGATCAAGGTTCTGGTTGTCGACGACTCTGCACTGATTCGCGCTGTGCTCAAGGAAATCATTCAGCAAGACCCCGAATTGCTGATGATTGGTCAGGCACCTGATGCCTTTGTCGCGCGCGACCTGGTCAAACAGTTCAACCCAGATGTGATTACCCTGGACATTGAAATGCCGCGCATGGATGGCTTGAGCTTTCTGGAAAAACTCATGCACGCGCGGCCAACCCCGGTGATCATGATTTCTTCGTTGACCGAAGGCGGCTCAGAGGCCACGTTTCGGGCCATGGAGCTGGGGGCGGTGGACTTTATCGCCAAGCCCAAACTCGGTATCCGCGAAGGCATGGAGGCGTATGCAGACGATATCCGCGACAAGATCAAAGCGGCCAGCCGCGCACGTCTGCATAAGCCTCGCGCGGCCGCAGAACCCGCCAGCAGCCGCGAGAAAGCCCCGTCATCCGCGCGGGCCCCAATCGTCGGCACCGAAAAAATCATTGCCATTGGTGCCTCAACCGGCGGCACAGAAGCGATCAAAGATGTGTTGCTCGACATGCCGGCTGATAGCCCAGGCATCGTGATCACACAGCACATGCCCCCCGGCTTTACCCGCACCTTCGCCGATCGTCTGAACAGACTCAGCCGTTTGCACGTGATTGAAGCCCAAGGCGGCGAACGCATTCTGCCGGGTCACGCCTTTGTGGCGCCGGGCGACCATCATTTGTTGGTTGAGCGCAGCGGTGCCAACTACGTGACGCGCCTGTCACAGGGCCCGCAGGTGCATCGCCATCGCCCTGCGGTGGACCCAATGTTTGAATCGGTGGCGCAATCGGCCGGCCGAAATGCCCTGGCGGTGCTGCTCACCGGCATGGGCAAGGACGGTGCACTGGGGCTCAAATGCATTCGCGAGGCAGGTGGCTACACCGCTGCGCAGGACGAAACCAGCAGTGTGGTCTATGGCATGCCGCGCGAGGCCATGCTGTTGGGCGCGGCCGAGGACATCCTGGCCTTGAGCAAAATGGCCGAGAACCTGATTCAGCAGGTCAAGTTGCGCGGCGGCGGCAACCGCGTATAG
- the cheD gene encoding chemoreceptor glutamine deamidase CheD, which translates to MMFDFNSDLAPGTYFDTHFQIDAVKILPGEYYVTQRDIVIVTVLGSCVSVCLRDRCSGIGGMNHFMLPGTSEEGGHPLSTSARYGVYAIEILINHLLKLGAERRHFEAKVFGGASVLRGFGSNNVGSRNVEFVLDYLATDGIPVVAKDLLDNYPRKVYFFPSTGKVMLKKLKSLHNTTLLDREMEYSLRIKKTPVCGEIDLF; encoded by the coding sequence ATGATGTTCGACTTCAACAGTGACTTGGCACCCGGCACTTATTTTGATACGCACTTTCAGATCGATGCGGTCAAAATCCTGCCCGGCGAGTACTACGTCACCCAACGCGACATTGTCATCGTCACGGTACTCGGCTCCTGTGTCTCGGTTTGTTTGCGTGACCGCTGCTCGGGCATCGGAGGCATGAATCACTTTATGTTGCCGGGCACGAGCGAAGAAGGTGGCCATCCTCTCTCGACTTCTGCGCGCTATGGCGTTTATGCCATAGAGATCCTGATTAACCACTTGCTGAAGCTGGGTGCCGAGCGACGACATTTCGAGGCCAAGGTGTTTGGCGGAGCCAGCGTATTACGCGGCTTTGGTAGTAACAATGTCGGTTCACGCAATGTCGAGTTTGTACTGGACTACCTGGCCACCGACGGCATTCCGGTGGTCGCAAAGGATCTGCTCGATAACTACCCGCGCAAGGTGTATTTCTTTCCCAGCACAGGCAAGGTGATGCTTAAAAAACTCAAGTCACTGCACAACACCACACTGCTTGACCGCGAAATGGAATACAGCCTACGCATCAAAAAAACCCCTGTCTGCGGCGAAATTGATCTCTTTTAG
- a CDS encoding CheR family methyltransferase translates to MNEPLREFHYRTDDFQKVRGLLHKRSGISLSDSKSQMVYSRLARRLRQLDLNSFSEYFGYLEQHEDEWQEFVNALTTNLTSFFRENHHFEALAKHLRYLPKRSEPFRIWCSAASTGEEPYSLAITAMEAFDSLTPPVQILASDIDTNVLDTARQGIYPINRIDPLSEGRKKTFFMRGTGSQAGLVRVRSELRELIEFQQINLLGQQWPIRPGLDVIFCRNVMIYFDKPTQQHLLGRMVKLLRPDGLFFAGHSESFVHATHLVRLIGRTIYRPVTHGSDPA, encoded by the coding sequence ATGAACGAGCCATTGCGCGAGTTTCACTACCGTACTGACGACTTTCAGAAAGTACGCGGCCTGCTTCACAAGCGCAGCGGCATCAGCCTGTCAGACAGTAAAAGCCAGATGGTGTACAGCCGTCTGGCAAGGCGTTTAAGACAGCTCGACCTGAACAGCTTCAGCGAATACTTCGGCTACCTGGAACAGCATGAAGATGAGTGGCAGGAGTTCGTCAATGCCCTGACCACCAACCTCACCTCCTTTTTCCGCGAAAACCATCATTTCGAGGCGCTGGCCAAACACTTGCGGTATTTGCCCAAACGCAGTGAGCCATTTCGCATCTGGTGTTCCGCTGCCAGCACAGGTGAAGAACCCTACTCACTGGCCATTACTGCCATGGAAGCCTTCGACAGCCTGACGCCTCCCGTGCAGATCCTCGCGTCCGACATCGACACCAACGTGCTAGACACGGCCCGGCAGGGGATCTATCCCATCAACCGCATCGACCCGCTGTCGGAGGGGCGGAAAAAGACCTTTTTTATGCGCGGAACCGGCAGCCAAGCCGGGCTGGTGAGGGTGCGCAGTGAACTGCGCGAGCTGATCGAGTTTCAGCAAATCAACTTGCTCGGCCAACAGTGGCCGATCAGACCCGGTCTGGACGTTATCTTCTGTCGCAACGTGATGATCTACTTTGACAAGCCGACGCAGCAGCACCTGCTGGGGCGGATGGTCAAACTGCTTCGCCCAGACGGCTTGTTCTTTGCCGGGCATTCGGAAAGCTTCGTCCATGCCACCCATTTGGTACGCCTGATCGGTCGTACCATCTACCGGCCGGTGACGCATGGAAGTGACCCGGCATGA
- a CDS encoding methyl-accepting chemotaxis protein, translating into MLLAVLLAVLLIRSVRRQLGADPLELAQITNSIAAGQLQLEIPAALPGSVMDSLKGMLESLQASAAAAQSNARIKSALDNVSSNVMIADNERNIIYMNRTVTAMMQNVESDLRKVLPTFEAKRLLGGSIDQFHKKPEHQKHLLATFTSTFNTQIEVGGRTFALIANPVFSDSGERLGAVVEWNDRTLEVAVEREVADLVNAAADGDFSRRLELGNKAGFLLNLATGLNQLVETADRGLQDVVRMLGALAQGDLTLRITDQYQGTFGQLKDFSNETAVSLSRMLGQIRESADTIYTAANEISVGNTDLSSRTEEQASSLEETASSMEELTSTVKLNADNARQANSLAMNASEVASDGGQLVERVVQTMSSINDSSRKISDIIGVIDGIAFQTNILALNAAVEAARAGEQGRGFAVVAAEVRNLAQRSAAAAKEIKTLISDSVDKVETGNTLVAQAGKTMTEIVTAIKRVTDIMAEIAAASAEQSSGIEEVNGAVSQMDEMTQQNAALVEQAAAAAESLLEQATSMTETVAIFKFEHAHQRPALSAPPAAPKASANPPTRTARAQRSLPPRANTNNSDEWEQF; encoded by the coding sequence TTGCTGTTAGCCGTCTTACTCGCCGTCCTGCTGATTCGCAGTGTCAGACGTCAGCTCGGCGCAGACCCGCTGGAACTGGCACAGATCACCAACAGCATTGCGGCAGGACAGTTGCAACTGGAGATACCCGCCGCCTTGCCAGGCAGTGTGATGGATTCGCTCAAAGGCATGCTCGAATCCTTGCAGGCCTCTGCTGCTGCGGCGCAAAGCAACGCCCGCATCAAATCCGCACTGGATAATGTCAGCAGCAACGTGATGATTGCCGACAACGAACGCAACATCATCTACATGAACCGCACCGTGACAGCGATGATGCAGAACGTCGAAAGTGATCTTCGCAAGGTGCTGCCAACCTTTGAGGCCAAACGCCTGCTGGGTGGTTCTATTGATCAGTTTCATAAAAAACCCGAGCATCAAAAACACTTACTGGCGACCTTTACCAGCACGTTTAATACACAAATCGAGGTCGGGGGACGCACCTTCGCCCTGATCGCCAACCCGGTGTTCAGCGACAGCGGCGAACGCCTGGGCGCAGTGGTGGAGTGGAATGACCGCACCTTGGAGGTGGCGGTGGAACGCGAGGTTGCGGATCTGGTAAACGCCGCCGCAGACGGGGACTTTAGCCGCCGCCTGGAGCTGGGCAACAAGGCCGGTTTTCTGCTCAATCTGGCGACAGGCCTCAACCAGTTGGTGGAGACGGCAGACAGAGGGCTGCAGGATGTTGTGCGCATGCTCGGCGCTCTGGCTCAGGGCGATCTGACCCTACGCATTACTGATCAATACCAGGGCACCTTCGGCCAACTCAAAGACTTTTCCAATGAAACCGCTGTCAGCCTGTCACGCATGCTCGGGCAGATTCGCGAGAGCGCCGACACCATCTACACCGCGGCCAATGAAATCTCGGTCGGCAACACCGACCTGTCCTCGCGCACCGAGGAGCAGGCCTCAAGCCTGGAAGAAACAGCATCCAGCATGGAAGAGTTGACCAGCACGGTGAAACTCAATGCTGACAACGCCCGACAGGCCAATTCACTGGCCATGAACGCCTCTGAAGTGGCCAGCGATGGCGGCCAACTGGTTGAGCGCGTGGTGCAAACCATGTCTTCGATCAATGATTCGTCTCGCAAGATCTCCGACATCATTGGCGTGATTGACGGCATTGCCTTCCAGACCAACATCCTGGCCCTCAACGCTGCGGTGGAAGCCGCCCGTGCCGGCGAGCAGGGCCGTGGCTTCGCGGTGGTGGCTGCCGAGGTTCGCAACCTGGCACAACGTTCGGCAGCGGCCGCCAAAGAGATCAAAACGCTGATCTCCGACTCGGTGGACAAAGTGGAAACCGGCAACACGCTGGTGGCTCAAGCCGGCAAGACCATGACCGAGATCGTCACCGCGATCAAACGCGTTACCGACATCATGGCCGAAATTGCCGCAGCTTCCGCCGAGCAAAGCAGCGGCATTGAAGAAGTGAATGGCGCAGTCAGTCAAATGGATGAAATGACCCAGCAAAATGCCGCACTGGTTGAGCAGGCCGCGGCGGCAGCTGAATCATTGCTGGAACAGGCGACCTCCATGACCGAGACCGTGGCTATTTTCAAATTTGAGCACGCCCACCAGCGCCCAGCCCTCAGCGCGCCGCCGGCAGCCCCTAAAGCCTCCGCAAATCCGCCAACCCGCACAGCGCGCGCGCAACGTTCACTGCCACCGCGCGCAAACACCAACAACAGCGATGAGTGGGAGCAGTTTTAA
- a CDS encoding chemotaxis protein CheW, with the protein MTPTSEHSTERVNEFLTFTLGAEEYAIDILRVQEIRGYDQVTTIANSPAFIKGVINLRGAIVPIADLRIKFNLSSVTYDQFTVVIILNVFNRIVGVVVDSVSDVLALTADEIKPAPEFGAAFNSEYLLGLATVAERMLILVDIEKLMSSSELALMDTPSSE; encoded by the coding sequence ATGACCCCAACGAGTGAACACAGCACTGAGCGCGTCAACGAATTCCTCACCTTTACCCTGGGAGCCGAGGAATACGCCATAGACATCCTGAGGGTTCAGGAGATCCGCGGCTACGATCAGGTGACGACCATTGCCAACAGCCCAGCGTTTATCAAGGGCGTGATCAACCTGCGCGGCGCCATCGTGCCGATCGCGGATTTAAGAATCAAATTCAACCTGTCGTCGGTGACCTACGACCAGTTCACCGTGGTGATCATTCTCAATGTGTTCAACCGCATTGTCGGCGTCGTCGTCGATTCCGTTTCCGACGTACTGGCTCTGACTGCGGATGAAATCAAGCCGGCCCCTGAATTTGGCGCCGCATTCAACAGCGAGTACTTGCTGGGCTTGGCCACTGTGGCTGAGCGCATGCTGATACTGGTCGACATTGAGAAGCTGATGAGCAGCAGTGAACTGGCTTTGATGGATACCCCATCGTCCGAGTAA
- a CDS encoding chemotaxis protein CheA, with product MNAGMEQFLEVFFEEAEEHLANLEHLLLTLDLASPDREALDGIFRAAHSIKGSSGMFGFGDLTAVTHVLETLLDKIRSGQIALRVEMVDVFLQARDVLGQLLACHKHPGTHSSIPTEGIVERLQALIDNPSPGASESTAESAYGLFEHETEQPASDGLFEGDPTSHTGEDAFGFFDDQPSASPALAPTEPNEAYGLFNEATATSSEEAFGLEAPSQNQTPINSPASADIAPAERRAGDRRNTANSAAAPSRPAGDAESSSIRVSVEKIDSLINQVGELVITQAMLAQLTAGLDPAVFEKINQALSQLEHNTRELQESVMSIRMLPISFIFNRFPRVVRDTASKLGKKVELILQGEHTELDKGVIEKLTDPLTHIIRNSIDHGIELPADRLAAGKPEHGTVRLSAFHQGGRIVVEINDDGKGLARAKILAKAREKGMPVHDDMPDSEVWQLIFMPGFSTADVVTDLSGRGVGMDVVRRNISAIGGRIDVESYAGVGTRITIRLPLTLAILDGMIVAAGDVHYVIPLTYIIESLQPKYDDIRSMRGSERTVIRVRGEYLTLLSLHALLKLEGEPPPPWQAIVLILEAEGRKFALLVDDLIGQQQVVIKSLEQNFRRIDGITGATIMGDGSVALILDVDALPRLAGHGELAYDPNE from the coding sequence GCTGTCACCCATGTGCTGGAAACCTTGCTGGACAAAATACGCAGTGGGCAAATCGCCCTACGGGTCGAGATGGTCGATGTATTTCTGCAAGCACGGGATGTATTGGGCCAATTGCTGGCCTGCCATAAGCACCCAGGCACCCACTCCAGCATCCCGACCGAGGGCATCGTTGAACGCCTGCAAGCGCTTATCGACAACCCTTCGCCGGGCGCATCAGAGTCCACCGCAGAAAGTGCCTACGGTTTGTTTGAACACGAAACTGAGCAACCCGCCTCCGATGGCCTGTTTGAGGGCGACCCAACTTCCCACACAGGCGAAGACGCTTTCGGCTTCTTTGACGATCAACCCAGCGCCTCTCCAGCCCTTGCGCCCACCGAACCGAATGAAGCTTATGGGCTTTTCAATGAGGCCACGGCAACATCCAGCGAGGAGGCCTTCGGATTAGAAGCGCCCAGTCAAAACCAAACGCCCATCAACAGCCCTGCATCCGCAGACATTGCCCCAGCCGAGCGACGCGCCGGTGACCGCCGAAATACAGCCAATTCTGCTGCCGCGCCCTCACGTCCAGCGGGCGATGCGGAGTCCAGTTCCATTCGTGTCAGTGTTGAGAAGATCGACAGCCTGATCAATCAGGTGGGTGAGCTGGTCATCACCCAAGCCATGCTGGCTCAGTTGACGGCAGGCCTGGACCCGGCTGTTTTCGAGAAAATCAATCAGGCGCTCAGCCAGTTGGAGCACAACACCCGCGAGCTGCAAGAGTCGGTCATGTCGATCCGCATGTTACCGATCAGCTTCATCTTCAATCGCTTCCCACGGGTGGTGAGGGATACAGCCAGCAAACTGGGTAAAAAGGTCGAACTGATTCTGCAGGGCGAGCACACCGAACTGGACAAGGGTGTTATCGAAAAGCTCACCGACCCGCTGACCCATATCATCCGTAACAGTATTGATCACGGCATCGAACTACCGGCTGACCGCCTTGCTGCGGGCAAGCCGGAGCACGGTACGGTAAGGCTCTCCGCGTTCCATCAGGGCGGCCGCATCGTGGTGGAGATCAATGACGACGGCAAAGGCCTGGCGCGCGCGAAGATTTTGGCCAAGGCTCGTGAGAAAGGCATGCCGGTTCACGATGACATGCCCGACAGCGAAGTCTGGCAATTGATTTTTATGCCAGGTTTCTCCACGGCCGACGTCGTGACTGACCTATCGGGGCGCGGTGTCGGCATGGACGTTGTGCGCCGCAATATAAGTGCCATAGGCGGACGCATTGATGTCGAGTCCTATGCCGGTGTCGGAACGCGCATCACCATTCGCCTGCCCCTTACCTTAGCAATTCTCGATGGCATGATCGTCGCGGCCGGCGATGTCCACTATGTGATTCCGCTCACCTACATCATCGAATCGCTACAACCCAAGTACGACGATATTCGCAGCATGCGCGGTAGCGAGCGCACGGTTATTCGCGTACGCGGTGAATACCTGACGCTGCTCAGCTTGCACGCCCTCCTCAAGCTGGAAGGTGAGCCACCGCCCCCCTGGCAGGCCATTGTCCTGATCCTAGAGGCTGAAGGGCGCAAGTTTGCCTTGCTGGTCGACGACCTCATCGGGCAACAGCAAGTAGTGATCAAAAGTCTGGAGCAGAACTTCCGCCGCATAGACGGAATTACCGGTGCCACCATCATGGGCGACGGCAGCGTTGCCCTCATCCTCGACGTCGACGCCTTGCCGCGTTTGGCTGGCCATGGAGAGCTAGCGTATGACCCCAACGAGTGA